A portion of the Oxynema aestuarii AP17 genome contains these proteins:
- a CDS encoding D-alanine--D-alanine ligase family protein, with protein sequence MAKLRVGLLFGGRSGEHEVSIVSGRAIARALAEESNATQYETIPFYIDKEGCWHSPEVSRQVLDSGEALAVQGISAAALWQFPPETASIDVWFPILHGPNGEDGTIQGLLSLMRVPFVGSGVLGSAVGMDKLMMKTAFAEAGLAQVNYVGVTRSQIWSNPCVFPTLCDDIEAQLGDYPYFVKPANLGSSVGISKARSRAELETALDNAASYDRRIIVEAGVTAREVECAVLGNDRAQASVVGEISFNSDFYDYETKYTDGRANLAIPAELPAEVAERLREMAIRAFLAVDAAGLSRVDFFYVEATGEVLINEINTLPGFTALSMYPQLWGASGVSFPQLVDRLIRLALERHGEGLPESASSGDRATSAEENRSLK encoded by the coding sequence ATGGCAAAATTGCGAGTCGGTCTGCTGTTTGGCGGGCGTTCTGGAGAACACGAGGTTTCGATCGTCTCGGGACGGGCGATCGCCCGAGCCCTGGCGGAGGAGTCGAACGCGACCCAGTACGAGACGATTCCTTTTTATATCGATAAAGAGGGATGTTGGCATTCCCCCGAGGTCTCCCGTCAAGTCCTCGACTCCGGGGAAGCCCTGGCGGTGCAAGGGATCTCGGCGGCAGCTTTGTGGCAGTTTCCCCCGGAAACCGCTTCGATCGACGTTTGGTTTCCGATCCTCCACGGTCCCAATGGCGAAGACGGCACGATTCAAGGGCTGTTGAGCTTGATGCGGGTGCCGTTTGTGGGCAGTGGCGTCTTGGGATCTGCGGTGGGGATGGATAAGTTGATGATGAAGACCGCCTTCGCCGAGGCGGGATTGGCTCAGGTGAACTATGTCGGCGTGACGCGATCGCAAATCTGGTCCAATCCTTGCGTGTTTCCGACATTGTGCGATGACATCGAAGCGCAGTTAGGGGATTATCCTTATTTTGTCAAACCTGCCAATTTGGGATCGTCGGTGGGGATTTCTAAGGCGCGATCGCGCGCCGAACTCGAAACCGCCCTGGACAATGCCGCCAGTTACGACCGTCGCATCATCGTCGAGGCGGGGGTGACGGCCCGAGAGGTCGAATGTGCGGTGTTGGGCAACGATCGAGCGCAAGCCTCCGTCGTCGGCGAGATTAGTTTTAACAGCGATTTCTACGATTACGAGACCAAATACACCGACGGACGGGCAAATTTGGCAATTCCGGCAGAACTTCCGGCAGAGGTGGCCGAACGGCTGCGGGAGATGGCAATCCGGGCGTTTTTGGCCGTGGATGCGGCGGGACTGTCCCGGGTGGATTTTTTCTACGTGGAAGCGACGGGAGAGGTGTTGATTAACGAGATCAATACGTTGCCCGGGTTTACGGCGTTGAGTATGTATCCGCAACTGTGGGGGGCGTCCGGGGTGAGTTTTCCCCAGTTGGTCGATCGCCTGATCCGATTGGCACTGGAACGGCACGGGGAAGGGCTGCCCGAGTCGGCGTCATCGGGCGATCGCGCAACGTCTGCCGAGGAGAATCGCTCCCTCAAATAA
- a CDS encoding hybrid sensor histidine kinase/response regulator — translation MSIEPPEKALILIVDDSAANLGILSEFLANDGYRVRLEKDGKSAIEAIEVQKPDLILLDAIMPGMDGFETCKWLQASADFKDIPILFMTALSDPADKVKAFDLGAVDYLTKPFQQEEVLARIRLHLRLRSLTQTLKEQNQQLQKEVEDRIEAEAALQELARTLEQRVRDRTLELSNSFEELQNAQTQLIQTEKMASIGEIVAGVAHEINNPIGFIAGNLKHLEEAIGEILDHLQLYQNHCPPSNAEIKEHEEQIDLNYLIEDIPHMLHAMKLGVDRIGNISISLRNFSRADTSSKVLGDLLEGIESTLLILQHRLKGNSNRPSIKIIKEYNELPPIPCYPAQLNQVFMNLLANAIDALEEKYQTEDKQLKLKRDKTLEPPTIWIGTESIDDRGVIIRIADNGAGIEPEICDRLFDPMFTTKPRGKGTGLGLSISRQIVEERHGGSLTCHSIPGEGSEFAIAIPIEDLE, via the coding sequence ATGAGTATTGAACCCCCAGAAAAAGCGCTCATCTTAATTGTCGATGACAGTGCGGCGAATTTAGGAATTCTCTCGGAATTTTTAGCCAATGATGGTTATCGCGTCCGTCTGGAGAAAGATGGTAAAAGTGCGATCGAGGCGATCGAAGTGCAAAAACCCGACCTCATTTTACTCGATGCGATCATGCCGGGAATGGATGGGTTTGAAACTTGCAAGTGGTTGCAAGCTTCTGCTGACTTTAAAGATATCCCGATTTTGTTTATGACGGCCCTTTCCGACCCGGCAGATAAAGTGAAAGCCTTCGATCTCGGGGCGGTCGATTATTTAACTAAACCGTTTCAGCAAGAAGAAGTGCTGGCGAGAATTCGGCTACATTTACGACTGCGATCGCTCACCCAGACCTTAAAAGAGCAAAATCAACAACTGCAAAAAGAAGTTGAAGACCGCATCGAAGCCGAAGCCGCCTTACAAGAACTCGCCCGTACCTTAGAACAACGAGTGCGCGATCGAACTCTGGAATTATCAAATTCTTTTGAAGAATTACAAAACGCCCAAACCCAACTGATTCAAACGGAAAAAATGGCGAGTATCGGCGAAATCGTGGCAGGAGTTGCCCACGAAATCAACAATCCGATTGGGTTTATTGCCGGAAATTTAAAGCATTTAGAAGAGGCGATCGGTGAAATTCTCGACCATTTACAACTTTATCAAAACCATTGCCCGCCCTCGAACGCAGAAATTAAAGAACACGAAGAACAAATCGACCTCAATTATTTAATTGAAGATATTCCCCACATGTTACACGCGATGAAATTGGGGGTCGATCGGATCGGCAATATTAGCATATCTTTACGAAATTTTTCCCGCGCCGACACTTCAAGTAAAGTGTTGGGAGATTTACTCGAAGGGATTGAAAGTACCTTGTTAATTCTCCAACATCGGTTGAAAGGCAATTCAAATCGCCCGTCGATTAAAATTATAAAAGAGTATAACGAATTACCGCCCATTCCCTGTTATCCAGCCCAACTCAATCAAGTATTTATGAATCTGTTAGCCAACGCGATCGATGCGTTGGAAGAAAAATATCAAACAGAGGACAAACAATTAAAGCTAAAAAGAGATAAAACACTAGAACCGCCGACCATTTGGATTGGGACCGAATCGATCGACGATCGCGGCGTGATTATTCGGATTGCGGATAACGGAGCGGGAATCGAACCGGAGATTTGCGATCGCCTTTTCGATCCGATGTTCACGACCAAACCGAGAGGAAAAGGAACCGGGTTGGGGCTGTCGATTTCGCGACAAATTGTCGAAGAACGGCACGGGGGTTCGCTCACCTGTCACAGTATTCCCGGGGAAGGCAGCGAATTCGCGATCGCCATCCCGATAGAGGATCTCGAATGA
- the wecB gene encoding non-hydrolyzing UDP-N-acetylglucosamine 2-epimerase gives MVNPATRVCIVLGTRPEAIKLAPVIQAFRRSPTFDVRVVLTGQHREMVAQVMDLFDLSAECDLAIMQPRQTLTDITCRSLQGLERFFEADPPDLVIVQGDTTTAFAAALAAFYRQIPVGHVEAGLRTNHLFDPYPEEANRRLISQLAQLHFAPTARAVENLQRSGVTGTIHQTGNTVIDALLSVADRQPPCEVPGLDWSAHRVLLATVHRRENWGDPLREIARGFLQILERFPDTALLLPLHRNPTVREPLQGLLGEHPRAFLVEPLDYAELVGAIARCYLLLTDSGGLQEEAPALGKPVLVLRETTERPEAIEAGTAKLVGTNGDRVATEAATLLDRRDAYETMAMAVNPFGDGRASERILKIVGDYFRSASDVIGGTDADK, from the coding sequence ATGGTCAATCCCGCTACCCGTGTCTGTATTGTTTTGGGAACTCGTCCCGAAGCGATTAAATTAGCTCCGGTCATTCAAGCGTTCCGGCGATCGCCCACCTTTGACGTTCGGGTGGTGTTAACGGGTCAGCATCGGGAAATGGTCGCCCAAGTGATGGACCTGTTCGACCTCAGCGCCGAGTGCGACTTGGCGATCATGCAACCCCGACAGACCCTGACCGACATTACCTGTCGCAGCTTGCAAGGGTTAGAGCGCTTTTTCGAGGCAGATCCCCCGGATCTCGTCATCGTCCAAGGGGATACCACCACCGCCTTCGCCGCCGCCTTAGCCGCCTTTTACCGTCAAATTCCCGTCGGTCACGTCGAGGCGGGATTGAGAACCAACCACCTGTTCGATCCCTATCCGGAAGAAGCCAATCGGCGCCTGATTTCCCAACTCGCTCAACTCCATTTTGCACCGACCGCGCGGGCCGTGGAAAACTTGCAAAGGTCCGGGGTGACTGGAACCATCCACCAGACTGGAAATACGGTGATCGATGCGTTGCTCTCCGTCGCCGATCGCCAGCCCCCGTGCGAGGTTCCGGGATTGGACTGGTCCGCCCATCGGGTGTTGTTGGCGACAGTCCACCGCCGCGAAAATTGGGGGGACCCGTTACGAGAAATCGCCCGAGGGTTTTTACAAATTTTAGAGCGCTTCCCGGATACGGCCCTGTTGCTGCCCCTCCACCGCAATCCGACGGTACGCGAACCGCTACAAGGGTTATTGGGCGAGCATCCGAGGGCGTTTCTGGTCGAACCGTTAGATTATGCCGAGTTAGTCGGGGCGATCGCGCGCTGTTACTTGTTATTGACCGATTCGGGCGGCTTGCAAGAAGAAGCCCCCGCCTTGGGAAAACCCGTTTTAGTGTTGCGCGAGACGACGGAACGACCGGAGGCGATCGAAGCGGGAACGGCGAAGCTGGTGGGAACGAACGGCGATCGCGTCGCCACCGAAGCCGCCACCTTGCTCGACCGCCGCGACGCTTACGAAACGATGGCGATGGCGGTCAATCCCTTCGGCGACGGTCGCGCCTCCGAACGGATTTTAAAGATTGTCGGCGATTATTTTCGGAGTGCGTCGGATGTGATCGGCGGAACCGACGCGGATAAATAG